From one Deinococcus aetherius genomic stretch:
- a CDS encoding DUF2630 family protein translates to MTDQEVLGQIGGLVDEEHRLWTAGSGRPLGPGEQTRLEAIHTELDVLWDLLRQRRARRRAGQDPDDAEERSANMVEQYTATPERE, encoded by the coding sequence GACAGACCAAGAGGTTCTCGGGCAGATCGGCGGGCTGGTCGATGAGGAGCATCGGCTCTGGACGGCAGGGAGCGGACGACCACTGGGTCCCGGGGAGCAAACCCGGCTGGAGGCCATCCATACCGAACTGGACGTTCTGTGGGACCTGCTACGTCAACGCCGGGCGCGGAGACGGGCGGGCCAGGACCCGGACGATGCCGAGGAGCGTTCAGCGAACATGGTCGAACAGTACACGGCGACCCCAGAGCGGGAATAA
- a CDS encoding low temperature requirement protein A has translation MRRPRTFLGAVPERPVPVRVAERVPNPARHATWLELFFDLVFVVAVSSLGRLLLSDHSPGGVLVFLGLFVPVWWAWIGISYFVDQFELPELWLRGLMLSQLALALGLALGLEPLVEGRGALFVASYLAMRLTLTGLYVWAWRRVPGAETLNAKYALAFTLGTGLWLVSLLLDPPARYVLWGAALALEIAGTVWAYVSTRDLPRQVSHMPERFGLFTIIVLGESVLAVATGGSHIEGTGGWVVALCGVLLAFFVWWLYFDYADEEVIDRAIRGGRRALSLSFVYGYTHLPVFAGIVAASIGLELFFEEVTHDGVGAGARLLLCGGLALFLCALSVVQAAAPRGLPGPVWLARGATAGLIALLGVLGGGWSAAGLLVGVTLALGLLLVFEARFRPAGVQEPPLEGDGTGGP, from the coding sequence ATGCGTCGACCGCGCACCTTTCTGGGAGCCGTTCCCGAACGACCCGTCCCCGTCCGCGTCGCCGAGCGGGTGCCCAATCCGGCCCGCCACGCCACCTGGCTCGAACTGTTTTTCGATCTGGTGTTCGTCGTCGCCGTCTCCAGCCTGGGCCGCCTGCTGCTCTCCGACCACAGCCCGGGCGGGGTGCTGGTCTTCCTGGGGCTGTTCGTGCCGGTGTGGTGGGCCTGGATCGGCATCTCCTACTTCGTGGACCAGTTCGAGCTCCCCGAACTCTGGCTGCGCGGGCTGATGCTCTCGCAACTCGCCCTCGCCCTCGGGCTGGCCCTGGGTCTGGAGCCCCTGGTCGAGGGCCGGGGAGCCCTGTTCGTGGCCTCCTACCTCGCCATGCGCCTGACCCTCACCGGGCTGTATGTCTGGGCCTGGCGCCGCGTCCCCGGGGCGGAGACCCTGAACGCCAAGTACGCGCTCGCCTTCACCCTGGGCACCGGTCTATGGCTCGTCTCGCTGCTCCTCGACCCACCTGCCCGGTACGTGCTGTGGGGTGCGGCGCTCGCCCTGGAGATCGCGGGCACCGTCTGGGCGTATGTCAGCACCCGGGACTTGCCCCGGCAGGTCTCCCACATGCCCGAGCGCTTCGGTCTGTTCACCATCATCGTCCTGGGCGAGTCGGTGCTGGCGGTCGCCACCGGGGGCAGCCACATCGAGGGAACCGGCGGCTGGGTCGTGGCCCTGTGTGGCGTGCTGCTGGCCTTTTTCGTGTGGTGGCTGTACTTCGACTACGCCGACGAGGAGGTGATCGACCGGGCGATCCGGGGCGGGCGCCGGGCGCTGTCTTTGAGCTTCGTGTACGGCTACACCCACCTGCCGGTGTTCGCGGGCATCGTGGCAGCGAGCATCGGACTGGAACTCTTCTTCGAGGAGGTCACGCACGACGGGGTGGGTGCCGGGGCCCGGCTGCTGCTGTGCGGTGGATTGGCGCTGTTCCTGTGCGCCCTGAGCGTCGTGCAGGCGGCTGCGCCGCGAGGGCTGCCCGGGCCGGTATGGCTCGCGCGGGGGGCGACGGCGGGCCTGATCGCGCTGCTCGGGGTGCTGGGCGGCGGGTGGAGTGCCGCAGGGCTCCTGGTCGGGGTAACGCTGGCCCTGGGGCTCCTGCTCGTCTTCGAGGCCCGGTTCCGGCCCGCCGGGGTGCAGGAACCGCCGCTGGAGGGGGACGGGACCGGCGGGCCGTGA
- a CDS encoding cupin domain-containing protein — MLIEHPTHEYAGPRADLMGNTVGEIRVQRLFDDPADPGRTWLVVYCEPGARTWPHVHRSGQVLHVLSGLGVIVTSGERRIVTPGDIVRVRPGMWHWHGALSRRPFCHLAVQGGGSDLVWSEEHADFPALASEFAEFERSLDGERL; from the coding sequence ATGTTGATCGAGCACCCCACCCACGAATACGCCGGGCCACGCGCCGACCTCATGGGCAACACGGTCGGGGAGATCCGGGTGCAACGGCTGTTCGACGACCCCGCCGATCCCGGCCGGACGTGGCTGGTGGTGTACTGCGAGCCGGGGGCTCGGACCTGGCCGCATGTGCACCGCAGCGGTCAGGTGCTGCACGTCCTGTCGGGCCTGGGCGTCATCGTGACGTCCGGGGAGCGCCGGATCGTCACGCCCGGCGACATCGTCCGTGTCCGGCCCGGGATGTGGCACTGGCACGGTGCCCTGTCCCGGCGCCCGTTTTGCCACCTCGCCGTGCAGGGCGGGGGGAGCGACTTGGTGTGGAGCGAGGAGCACGCGGACTTCCCCGCGCTCGCCAGCGAGTTCGCCGAGTTCGAGCGGTCCCTCGACGGTGAGCGGCTTTAA
- a CDS encoding DMT family transporter, which produces MNSRALLSALLGCTALSLASAQESGGGDDVRPAPASIGADVPVTYFGPSPSQVQKELVGPLQLRERPGARLLGLAGVAFAGVVFVALAEGRGGRGDASVLGVGLVLVSTLIYALYDVLGRRAAIRCPPLLLTAWQQSAGLVAGVALWLVLAGGETVPRVGAGVWLLAALSGVTQYGVTLWLFLIALRGVSASVASFFLTLGPVFGVAGGVLFLGEGLSPARALGAALILGAALSITRLRGPPEGTP; this is translated from the coding sequence ATGAACTCACGAGCCCTGCTGTCCGCCCTGCTCGGTTGCACCGCCCTCAGCCTCGCCTCGGCTCAGGAAAGCGGAGGGGGCGACGACGTGCGGCCCGCGCCGGCCTCCATCGGCGCGGATGTGCCCGTCACGTACTTCGGCCCCAGCCCCTCCCAGGTTCAGAAAGAGCTCGTGGGGCCGCTGCAACTGCGCGAGCGACCCGGCGCGCGGCTGCTGGGGCTGGCTGGCGTCGCCTTTGCAGGCGTGGTGTTCGTCGCGCTCGCCGAGGGGCGGGGTGGGCGGGGGGACGCGAGCGTCCTCGGGGTCGGGCTCGTCCTCGTGTCCACCCTGATCTACGCCCTGTACGACGTGCTGGGGCGCCGCGCCGCCATCCGCTGCCCGCCCCTGCTGCTCACCGCGTGGCAGCAGTCGGCCGGGCTGGTCGCGGGCGTGGCCCTGTGGCTGGTCCTGGCGGGAGGCGAGACGGTGCCGAGGGTCGGCGCGGGCGTGTGGCTCCTGGCCGCCCTGTCGGGCGTGACCCAGTACGGCGTGACGTTGTGGCTGTTTCTCATCGCGCTGCGCGGCGTGAGCGCGAGCGTGGCGTCCTTTTTCCTGACCCTCGGCCCCGTGTTCGGCGTGGCGGGCGGGGTGCTCTTTCTCGGCGAGGGCCTGTCCCCCGCCCGGGCGCTGGGGGCCGCGCTCATCCTCGGGGCGGCGCTGAGCATCACCCGGCTCCGGGGCCCCCCGGAGGGAACGCCGTGA
- a CDS encoding lactonase family protein has translation MRHLPLLSSLLLTGCGVSQDPGTPYVGALYAMTNAENGNAVVHYGRGADGALTRLASVATGGDGVGAKMLPGRTQDSVNPLNSSNALKLSPDKRFVFAVNAGSNTVTSFRVNADFSLTRVDVEPSGGLAPNAIAVHGDLLYVANAGNAAAGTPATLTGFRVDTAGGLAPLVNSRRTLAHPGTSLPTELLFSPDGARLLASDFTTSVVSLFPVGADGTLGAPTHSPSAAPNPFQAQFLDPDTVIVSEANGGTRDISGLSSYRVEAGGALTPISGAVSDAQAASCWVVLTPDHRYAYTSNTTSGSVSAYRVGENGELTLLASVAARRDPQGGLPTSGPIDMAVSEDGRFLYQQFGGLGVTAAYRIGEGGSLTPVTGGDGAGLPAPGAQGLAGF, from the coding sequence ATGAGACACCTTCCGCTCCTCTCCAGCCTGCTGCTCACCGGATGTGGGGTCTCCCAGGACCCGGGGACCCCGTACGTGGGCGCCCTGTACGCCATGACCAACGCCGAGAACGGCAACGCCGTCGTGCACTACGGGCGCGGGGCGGACGGGGCACTCACGCGGCTGGCAAGCGTTGCTACCGGCGGCGACGGCGTCGGCGCGAAGATGCTGCCGGGCCGCACGCAAGACAGCGTCAACCCGCTGAATTCCAGCAACGCCCTCAAGCTCAGCCCCGACAAGCGCTTTGTCTTCGCGGTGAACGCGGGCAGCAACACGGTGACGTCCTTCCGGGTGAATGCGGACTTCAGCCTCACCCGGGTGGACGTGGAGCCTAGCGGCGGGCTCGCGCCGAACGCCATCGCCGTCCACGGAGACCTGCTGTATGTGGCGAACGCCGGGAACGCGGCGGCGGGCACCCCCGCCACCCTGACCGGCTTTCGCGTGGACACGGCGGGTGGGCTCGCACCCCTCGTGAATTCCAGGCGGACGCTCGCTCACCCGGGGACCTCCCTCCCCACCGAGCTCCTGTTCTCCCCGGACGGGGCCCGGCTCCTGGCGTCGGACTTCACCACCAGCGTGGTGTCGCTGTTCCCGGTGGGGGCGGACGGCACCCTCGGCGCGCCCACCCATTCCCCGTCCGCCGCGCCGAATCCCTTTCAGGCGCAGTTTCTCGACCCCGACACCGTCATCGTGAGTGAGGCGAACGGCGGCACGCGGGACATCAGCGGCCTGTCGTCGTACCGGGTGGAGGCGGGCGGCGCCCTGACCCCCATCAGCGGCGCCGTGAGTGACGCTCAGGCTGCGTCGTGCTGGGTGGTGCTCACGCCCGATCACCGCTACGCGTACACGTCCAACACCACCAGCGGCAGCGTCTCGGCCTACCGGGTGGGGGAGAACGGCGAACTCACGCTGCTCGCGTCCGTGGCCGCCCGGCGTGATCCCCAGGGCGGCCTGCCCACCAGCGGCCCCATCGACATGGCCGTCAGCGAGGACGGCCGGTTCCTGTACCAGCAGTTCGGCGGCCTCGGGGTGACCGCCGCGTACCGCATCGGGGAGGGCGGCTCGCTCACCCCGGTGACGGGTGGGGACGGCGCTGGCCTGCCCGCGCCCGGGGCGCAGGGCCTCGCCGGCTTCTGA
- a CDS encoding lactonase family protein, whose product MPLPRSARPAALLALTLALSACAQQEGTAASDRLGTNHGPASQRFAGAVYAMTNAPDGNAVVHYGRRADGTLVRLNTYPTGGNGVGSRAVPALTQDSVNPLNSSDSLKLSPDKRLLFAANAGSDTVTEFRVNSDFTLTQVDTTPSGGRFPTSVAAHDRVVYVGHVGYPAGGVPATLNGLRVRGRAGLDPIPGARFTLSEPARSTPTEVLLSPDGARLVVSDFSASVLSVFEVDRRGRLGRVPHTPSAGANPFGAKFLGRDRLIVTEAAGGARGASSVSSYRLTEDGGLRTISAAVPNGRTAACWLTLTPDGRYAYASNTGDGTVSLYAVGENGALTLLEGAEVSRPAREGLPTSGPTDTAISADGQFFYQQYGGLGVVGAYRVGPGGHLTPIPGGDGEGLPALGAQGLAGF is encoded by the coding sequence ATGCCTCTTCCCCGCTCTGCCCGGCCCGCCGCCCTGCTTGCCCTCACCCTGGCCCTCAGCGCCTGCGCGCAGCAGGAGGGCACCGCCGCATCTGACCGGCTGGGCACCAACCACGGCCCAGCCTCCCAGCGCTTCGCGGGCGCCGTGTACGCGATGACGAACGCGCCGGACGGCAACGCGGTGGTGCACTACGGCCGCCGCGCGGACGGCACCCTGGTGCGCCTGAACACCTACCCCACCGGGGGAAACGGCGTGGGCAGCAGGGCGGTTCCCGCCCTCACCCAGGACAGCGTCAATCCGCTGAATTCCAGCGACTCGCTCAAACTCAGCCCGGACAAGCGCCTGCTCTTTGCGGCGAACGCGGGAAGCGACACGGTCACCGAGTTCCGGGTCAACTCCGACTTCACCCTCACCCAGGTGGACACGACACCCTCGGGGGGCCGCTTTCCCACCAGCGTCGCTGCGCACGACCGCGTGGTGTACGTGGGGCACGTGGGCTATCCCGCCGGGGGCGTCCCGGCCACCCTGAACGGCCTACGGGTGCGCGGCCGCGCCGGGCTCGACCCCATCCCTGGCGCCCGCTTCACCCTTTCCGAACCCGCCCGCTCGACACCCACCGAGGTGCTGCTGAGCCCGGACGGCGCGCGGCTGGTCGTGTCGGACTTCAGCGCGAGCGTCCTGAGCGTGTTCGAGGTGGACCGGCGTGGGCGGCTGGGCCGGGTTCCCCACACCCCCAGCGCGGGCGCCAACCCCTTCGGCGCGAAGTTCCTGGGCCGTGACCGCCTGATCGTGACCGAAGCGGCGGGCGGGGCGCGGGGGGCGAGCAGCGTGTCGTCCTACCGCCTGACGGAAGACGGCGGGCTGCGGACCATCAGCGCCGCTGTGCCCAACGGCCGGACGGCGGCGTGCTGGCTCACGCTCACCCCGGACGGGCGGTACGCCTACGCCTCGAACACCGGGGACGGCACCGTGTCGCTGTACGCGGTCGGGGAGAACGGCGCACTGACCCTGCTGGAGGGGGCCGAGGTGAGCCGCCCGGCGCGCGAGGGCCTGCCCACCAGCGGCCCCACCGACACGGCCATCAGCGCGGACGGGCAGTTCTTCTACCAGCAGTACGGCGGCCTCGGCGTCGTCGGGGCGTACCGGGTCGGCCCGGGCGGGCACCTGACGCCCATTCCTGGCGGCGACGGGGAGGGGCTGCCCGCCCTGGGCGCGCAGGGCCTGGCGGGCTTTTGA
- a CDS encoding enoyl-CoA hydratase/isomerase family protein yields MRPLVLTLTAALTLSLAGAQVPDSAAIPSLDKYGNKYANLRLERTPDGVLTVTMHTRGGPFVFDANAHREFVQAFHDIASDRANKVVILTGSGDAWLNRIDFASFGDLSNPQNWDTVYWEGKRLLENFLEIEVPVIAAINGPATVHTEWMLASDLIVASNTAEFQDAPHILGGIVPGDGVNVLWPAVLGPVRGNYFLWTGQKLSARQALNLGVVSEVVPRSQVMPRAREMAAQLLRVPELTRRYTRAVLTLKLRRELAEAVGPGLSLEGTSAADLFRQMQNQKK; encoded by the coding sequence ATGCGACCCCTCGTGCTCACCCTCACGGCCGCCCTCACCCTCAGCCTCGCGGGCGCACAGGTGCCGGACTCGGCCGCCATTCCCAGCCTGGACAAGTACGGGAACAAGTATGCCAACCTCCGCCTCGAGCGCACCCCCGACGGCGTCCTCACCGTCACCATGCATACGCGGGGGGGGCCCTTCGTCTTCGACGCCAACGCCCACCGCGAGTTCGTGCAGGCCTTTCACGACATCGCCTCGGACCGCGCGAACAAGGTCGTGATCCTCACCGGCAGCGGGGACGCCTGGCTCAACCGGATCGACTTCGCCTCCTTCGGGGACCTCTCCAACCCCCAGAACTGGGACACGGTGTACTGGGAGGGCAAGCGGCTCTTGGAGAACTTCCTGGAGATCGAGGTGCCGGTCATCGCGGCCATCAACGGGCCGGCCACCGTGCACACCGAGTGGATGCTCGCCAGCGACCTCATCGTGGCGTCCAACACCGCCGAGTTCCAGGACGCGCCGCACATCCTCGGCGGCATCGTGCCGGGCGACGGGGTCAACGTGCTGTGGCCGGCCGTGCTCGGCCCGGTGCGCGGCAACTACTTTCTGTGGACCGGGCAAAAGCTCAGCGCCCGGCAGGCCCTGAACCTCGGCGTGGTGAGCGAGGTCGTGCCAAGGAGCCAGGTCATGCCGCGCGCCCGCGAGATGGCGGCGCAACTCCTGCGGGTGCCGGAACTCACCCGGCGCTACACCCGGGCGGTCCTCACCCTCAAGCTGCGCCGCGAACTCGCCGAGGCGGTGGGGCCGGGGCTCTCGTTGGAGGGCACCAGCGCCGCCGACCTGTTTCGCCAGATGCAAAACCAGAAGAAGTGA